GCCAGGATATTAGAAGACATGTCCGCCACAATCGGCACGCCATTGGTTGCTGGCAGATCATAAATAGCAGTTCCTTCGATAGTATTATTGGTGGTCAGATGCACATAAGCCGCCTGCGGATCAATCTCCTTTTCATCAAAAGAAGGAATTTCTGTGTAATTTAAATCCTCTGACGAAGCCAAAAGAATAGGCTCAAAAGGCACGGTCTTAGCTAGCTTGACTGCTTCTGTGTAGGCCTTCTTGCCCCAAGAACCAGCTACTAGATAGTAGGCCTTGCCGCCCTTAGCGAGATTGAGCGGAATCATAGAAAACTGAGTAGATGCCCCTCCCTGCAGGAAGAGTACGCGGTAATTGTCCGGAATAGCCATGAGCTCACGCAGCAAACTCTCCGCTTCTTTGATAATATCGTCAAACTCCTTGGATCGGTGGGATAGCTCCATCACACTCATGCCACTTTGGGCATAGTCTAAAAACTCAGCCTGAGCTTTTTTCAAGACTTCCTTGGGCAATACTGCCGGTCCAGCAGAAAAATTGTAAATGGTCATATCCTACCTCCAAAAATGTATTTTGTCTATCATATCACAATGTTCAGAAAATTTCTATAATTCTTTCAAAGATATTTTTCTTTTTGGGAAATTCCCGAACAAAAGGAGGATTTTAGCAAAAAAACTAGCCCGATAGGACTAGTTTCTGCCTTCATCATGATAAAGGGCATAGAGCTGACTCTTATTGCGCCCGTATTTTTTGGCTACTTCTTTGATCGCCTGATTTTTCTTACTACCGGATTGGACCAAGCTGTCAATTTCAGCCAAAAGATCCGCATCCGCTTTGTCTTCCTTCTCCAGACTTGCACCAGCCACAATCAGGAGGCACTCGCCCTTGAG
This genomic window from Streptococcus cristatus AS 1.3089 contains:
- the serC gene encoding 3-phosphoserine/phosphohydroxythreonine transaminase, yielding MTIYNFSAGPAVLPKEVLKKAQAEFLDYAQSGMSVMELSHRSKEFDDIIKEAESLLRELMAIPDNYRVLFLQGGASTQFSMIPLNLAKGGKAYYLVAGSWGKKAYTEAVKLAKTVPFEPILLASSEDLNYTEIPSFDEKEIDPQAAYVHLTTNNTIEGTAIYDLPATNGVPIVADMSSNILAAQYRVEDFGLIYAGAQKNIGPAGVTVVIIREDLLDDEPVLSSMLDYRIQADNGSLYNTPPTFAIYMAKLVFEWVKELGGVAEMEKLNREKSGLLYDFIEQSDFYRSPVRYKEQRSVANIPFVSPSPELDAKFNKEAAAAGFKNIKGHRSVGGMRASLYNAFPLQGVKDLIAFMQKFEEENS